TATGTTCTTTTTCGAGATTTCTATATACCCCATTTTTTATCGCCTCCACCTTTCCTCTGCTTTTAGAATAAAATCGGCGATTCTGGATAAAAATGGTTGTTCTTTTAGTAGCCGAATAGTTGTGTATATTTTACCACTTCCTTACTGATATGGAAAAGAAAGCAGAAGCATTTGTAGTACCAGTAGCCATCGAAGGCAATTGCGTGCGAATTTAAAGCTCTATTTCACCTGCTCGATCTTGCTCCAGATGAACAAGTGGAACAGGAGAGTAGATAAACGTATCCCCGTCGTTTTCAAGCTTGTACATGATACAAAATAAAGCTGAACCTCTATGATCGCCACTCGGTATGGAGAAAATCATGGCTGGACAGCGCAGCTCAGCAGAATGAACGCTTGCACACAGATCTTTATAAGTCACAACAGCAAGGTTGTCGACATCAGCGAGATGCTGTTGACAATCCCCGATAACTTGCCTGTAATACTCTATATTCTGATGATACTTATTCGCAAAGCTCTGCTTATACTCCTCAATGCTAAGAAAGCAACACTCCCAATCCAAAGGTGGGATACTTAACACATAGCGATAGAACTTCAACTTTCGGATTCCTCCTTTTTTGAAATCGAGCTATTATACGCGATCATTAAAGCATATAGGTTTTTCGGAAGGATCCATCCCGAAGTCTTAGACTACCGCTGTGTTATTGAGCTATCGTCCGTTAGTTAAATAACAGCTTTAACTGGTGATACGGTTCACCTTAACCGGTTTATCAGCGATTATTTTATCTTACTTTCTCTCTATCTTCTATTCTGAACTTCACTTCGATTTTTAGTTAAAATTTTTACAAATATCATCTATCACCATAGTAATTTTCTATAAAACAAAGTGTTTTCCATTCATTTTGTATCATTTTTTGTAAGGTAGCTAATATAATTGATAATCCAAAATCACAATATTCTATTATAATTGCCTGATACTCACTACACTTATCATCCAAAATTTCATTAGCTAAGGGAGTTGCAATATCTAATTCTCCATGAACAAAACGACTTCTCAGATCATAAAATTCGTTAATTTTCTTCTTATATTTACGTTTAATATCATCCGAAATACCTAAAACTAAAGAAATTCTCTCTATTAACGTTTTATTTATTTGTGCTTTTGGAGTATCATATAAAGCCTCTAAAGCAAATGAAATCCAGATTAATTGAGTTGGACTTACTTTATCCTCTTTGCAAAGATGTAAAATCGAAAATAAAGCCCTTTCTGTTCTATTTTGTGCAATTTGCCTATAGCCAAAATTTAATGTTTGTATCCAATTCCACACCCTACTTATTTCAATTGAACTTATCGTTGGCCAACCATTGTCAGTACTTTCAATCCAAGCGCTTTCAATACAAGAAGAGGAATACTCATAAATTTCAAAATTAGAATTAACCTGTAACTCCCTACTAAAGGGATTAAAAGAGCCTGGGGTTGCTATATTCATTGCAAGAAAAAATTGAAATATCAAGTTTTCTATATGGTAGTCAATGACTCTCCTTTCTGCGTCTGTAAGATTAGTTTGATAATTATCGTTTCTTAATAATTTGATGTTGCATTCCAAATCTATATATTTCTCCTCAATCACTTTTTTTACAAATTTTTCATCAATAAGCCTAGTAGAAAAATAATCATTATTGATAGTATTTTCAATTATTTTTGACGTATGGTCTCCCCAATTAAAGTAAATTTCAATTCTACCATCAAGAGTATTAATTTTTACCTCTGATAAGGTATTCGGGACCTCTCCCCAAACTCTAGTAAAAGCCTCCGTGATAAAATTATGATTAGCGAATTCCCTATCAAACATTGGAAACCTTACTTTTACTAGTTTTTTGATGAAAGTCATAGAAAGCCTACCTCCTTACGATAGCTCAAAGTCCTGTATAGGCTGTTAAGTGACATTTAATTCAATCAGAGTGTAAAACTTTCAATGATTCTTTTCAATCTTCTTACTAGTTCATCATAAGTAACGATATCTACAACGTTCTTGTACTTTCTTTTTATTATTTCTAAGTCATGACGTTGTTCATTATCCAGATCGTTTTCTCTTCCAAGTATTAATATTGCATTAGGGTTTGTTATTGTAATTTGTAAATTCTCAGGGAGACTTTTCTTGTATCGTTCGGTAAGGACAGATTCGCCTCTTTTCCCCCATTTATTTAAGTAAAACAAATATTTTTCTATCTGCATTATAGTTCCAGATAGTTCTTTAAGTGGTATATGGTTATCTCTATATTTATTTTGTGAAATAATGCTATTTTGACTTGGTTTCTTTATTTCAACAATATCAATATTACCGTTTGAATCAATCAACATATAGTCAAGTCTTCTTGATTTTCCAGTATATTCATCTTGGAACTGTACCTCATCTATTACTGATATATATTTCGGATATATCAGCAGTAAGATATCAATTATTTCACTTTGCCAATCTTTTTCTGAAAAACCAAGTTCATTCTCAAGCATATACTCTAGCCTTTTCAAGATCTTGGTGTACTTTACAGTTTCATATTCAAAAAAGGTAGATCGTAAAGTAGATTTCATCATATCAACGGCTTTATTCGAAACATATGAATTATAGTCTTCAGTAAAATCTTTTTTTATACCTATGTACTCTCTTAAAACGTTGTCTATTCTTGACAAAGAGTATTTTCTTAGTTCAGTTGAGTTGGGAAATACACTCAGTAGTTGCTCGAAAATTTCAATTTTCAAATCTAGTTGATTAGGTCCAATATACAAGTCATTCTTTATTACATTTGCAACTTGCCGAAAAATTGAAATGTTATTCCATGTTTTAAACATTGCAACTCTAAATTTTATATCTTTATGAATATATAATTCTTGATTTATCCCGAGAGCATTTTTATTAATTTTGAAATAATCACCTTCAATTTTTGCGAAACGAAACTGTATTTCGTCATATGAAATATAATCTTCTTCATCTTGAGGAACGTATACATCTTCTTTAAAAAAAGTGAATGTTTTCCCAATTGTAATTTTTTTATTATTCTCAAAGGCATCTTCTATCCATGATATTCCCCCCATCGGTGAGTAGCATAGAACTAATTGCTCTTCAATTTTTTTAAAATATATCATACGTTCTCCTTTTCAAATATCAAATAACATTTAGGTCATTCACGACGTCTGCATGATCTAGTCTTCTTCAAAACTCCACTTGGTGAGCAAGGGACGAATGGTCTAAAGCGTAAGTACCGTCTCGAAAGCACTTACCTATATTTCATGATAACACCAAATGGAAAATGGTGGGCAATCTAAAAATCTCTGAATGCAAAGGTCAGCAGCTCTACTATTCCTTATAGCACTCACACAGAAATATTCTTATATCTCAATATCTTTTGACGTCACTTATGATAAGGCTCACCGAGTTTTTGATCAACGGCAACGATGAAAAAAAGGAAGAGGTTTTTTGCCCTCTTCCTTCCTCCCCTATCTAATTAAGATGTAGAACTATTCCAATGGTTAAACCAATAATCACTTTAGCCAAAACATCTGTCCAGAAGCACGTCGTAACTACCACTTTAGCCAATCGGTTTAACACTTGGTTTATTTTTTGTCTCATGCCACTTACCTCCATGTTTCCAATTGGTGTGGAGGAAAAAGAAGTAAGTGAGCAAGAATACCTTTCAAAACAAATGGGGTAAGCCATTTAGTGTAGTGGCAGTTAAAGACATTTTGAATAACCAGCTTTATATGGGCAGAATCTGTTTCAATAAACATGAGAACTGGTCAACCAAGAAACGAAAAGGCATCAATGCTGACTATATCGAGGTGTCTGGTGATCATGATCCCATTATTTCTGAGGAACTTTGGAACACTGTACAAGCCATGCACAAGACAAAATCAGAAAAGCGAGCATCAGTATTTCATGGTTCCTTCCCCTTTACTGGAGTTATGCGCTGCCCTATGGTTGGGCATGGGATGGTTGCCATTGGAAGCCAACCACAGATTACAGAAGATGTGGTAAGGGAACTTGGACAACGTCAAGAAGTGGGCAAAGAACCACTAGAGCAGGAATTGAAGCATCTGGACAAGGAATTAGAAGATACGCAAAATGGCAAAGCATATGATGCTGTACGAA
This genomic stretch from Brevibacillus brevis harbors:
- a CDS encoding HEPN domain-containing protein; translation: MTFIKKLVKVRFPMFDREFANHNFITEAFTRVWGEVPNTLSEVKINTLDGRIEIYFNWGDHTSKIIENTINNDYFSTRLIDEKFVKKVIEEKYIDLECNIKLLRNDNYQTNLTDAERRVIDYHIENLIFQFFLAMNIATPGSFNPFSRELQVNSNFEIYEYSSSCIESAWIESTDNGWPTISSIEISRVWNWIQTLNFGYRQIAQNRTERALFSILHLCKEDKVSPTQLIWISFALEALYDTPKAQINKTLIERISLVLGISDDIKRKYKKKINEFYDLRSRFVHGELDIATPLANEILDDKCSEYQAIIIEYCDFGLSIILATLQKMIQNEWKTLCFIENYYGDR
- a CDS encoding recombinase family protein, translated to MSKNTFQNKWGKPFSVVAVKDILNNQLYMGRICFNKHENWSTKKRKGINADYIEVSGDHDPIISEELWNTVQAMHKTKSEKRASVFHGSFPFTGVMRCPMVGHGMVAIGSQPQITEDVVRELGQRQEVGKEPLEQELKHLDKELEDTQNGKAYDAVRKRYA
- a CDS encoding Shedu immune nuclease family protein gives rise to the protein MIYFKKIEEQLVLCYSPMGGISWIEDAFENNKKITIGKTFTFFKEDVYVPQDEEDYISYDEIQFRFAKIEGDYFKINKNALGINQELYIHKDIKFRVAMFKTWNNISIFRQVANVIKNDLYIGPNQLDLKIEIFEQLLSVFPNSTELRKYSLSRIDNVLREYIGIKKDFTEDYNSYVSNKAVDMMKSTLRSTFFEYETVKYTKILKRLEYMLENELGFSEKDWQSEIIDILLLIYPKYISVIDEVQFQDEYTGKSRRLDYMLIDSNGNIDIVEIKKPSQNSIISQNKYRDNHIPLKELSGTIMQIEKYLFYLNKWGKRGESVLTERYKKSLPENLQITITNPNAILILGRENDLDNEQRHDLEIIKRKYKNVVDIVTYDELVRRLKRIIESFTL